TATTAAGAATATTCGACTCAAGCAAGCTGCGAATCTTCTTAGAGAAAAGAAAATGGATGTGTCTTTAGTTGCATATTCCGTCGGATTTACGAATCAATCTTATTTCTCCACAATGTTTAAAAAACTATATGGCATTTCTCCTACTGAGTATATAATGAAAGCTCAGGATGAAGATGATGCAAAAAAATAGAATTAATATGAACCTCAAGAATTATCTTGAGGTTTATTTTTGATATCGAAAAAGAGTTTTGCAGGCCTTTTGAAATTTAGTTTGCTAATTTCTTTATCTGTAAGCAGATATCCTAAAAAAGTGACAAAGGTGACAAAAGTAACAGGTTATTGTATATATTTCCTTGTTACTTTCTATTCGACCAACTCATATATAGATAAATAATCCTGCCAAGAATAACACTGGCAGGATTAAATCTTTTGTAGTTGTTCAAGTTCATTTATATGTAGAGAGAATCTGACTAGAACAACAAGAATTTATATCATAGCAAAATCATCTATTCTCCAAACATCCAATAGTCGAAATTGAATAAAGAGTGAGGTTCTCTGCCTTTAAACACAAAGTATACATCATGAACATCTTTTGTGTTTTTAACAGCTGTTTCCACTAAGCTCCAATTATCCCATTCTCCGGTATATGGCGCGTGCAGAGTACCGACCAGTTGTCCGTCAATATTGTCAAGTCGTATTTCAATAGTTCCACCATGATATCTACTTGATACTGATGCGGAAAATCGTGAAGCCCCTTTATTTCCGAAATCAACGTCCCGTACTTTAATATAATCTCCATTATGTATGGAGGTTACATAAACACCGATTTTCTCATTCTCTTCTATCGATATACCTTCACTCCAAGCCATCGTTTCTGCTTCAGTTCTTTTATAAGGATTCAATTTGTTAACACCCTTCATGATACCCTCTTTGGTCATTTTCATCTCAGGGATAGATCCATCCTCATTATAGAAGAATTGCTCTATAGATACAGAACGGCAATAGCTATGGCCTCCGGGCAGGGCATCATTGTGATAAAAGAAGTATGAATTCCCCTTATAATCAATTATTCCGGGATGATTCGTATTACTGCCCCCTTCCAAAGGCATTACGCAACCTTTATATTCCCACGGACCTGTCGGATTTTTACTTACTGTATAATGGAGCGACTCAGGGAACCCCGATGCATAGATCATATAATACAAACCTTGACGTTTATAGACCCATGGCGCTTCGGTAAAGCCTGGTCCAAAGATAGACTTGTCTTTAGCATCGAGAGCGGTAATGTCACCATCAAGCGAAATCATGTCATTATTAAGTTTAGCCCAATAACATACGCCATTACCCCAAAACAAATAAGCTTGTCCATCATCATCTATAAAGACAGAAGGATCCAGATCATCCCACGCATGTTTAGCATGGCGAGTCATATCATTAGTCACTAACGCCTTCCCCAAAGCGTCTTTAAATGGCCCATAAGGGCTATCGGATGAGGCTACTCCTACAGCAACTCCGGGAAAGAATTTGTTCATTGATGAGATATACCAATAAAACTTACCATTCCTATAAATACATTGTGCCGCACTTGCATCACCTACCGACCAAATAAAATCACTTGTTCTCAGGGGTGTTTTATGTGCTGTCCAGTTTACCATATCTATGGTTGAAAATAATTGGTAATCCCTCATTAAATAACCATTTGGCGGAGCATCCTTTTCGTCATGGCCCACATATAAAAACAATGTATCATTATAGACTATCGGTGCCGGGTCTGCGGTATACATTGTTTGTATAATAGGATTTTGAGCCTTTAAATTAAATAAAGGCAAGTTGATCAAGATCAATAATAAGCAGAGACGTATAATTCTTTTTTTATTCATATTATTCTGTCATATAAATATTTAAACCCCACTGTAAGCACTAAACCCACCATCGATAGGAAGCACTACTCCGGTTATAAAACTTGCTGCATCACTGCATAGAAACTGTACAACTCCGTTTAGTTCTGTAATATCTCCGAAACGTCCCATTGGGGTTTTAGCCAATACCTTTTTACTTCTCTCTGTTAAAGAACCGTCAGGATTGATAAGTACAGCCCGGTTTTGGTCTCCGATAAAAAATCCCGGAGCAATCGCATTTACCCTAATCTTATCTCCATATTTCAGAGCCATTTCAGTAGCCATCCACTCTGTGAAGTTACTTATTGCTGCTTTTGCTGCCGAATAGCCGGGAACACGACTTATTGCAGAATATGCAGCCATGGAAGAGACATTTATAATATTTCCACTTCCTTGTTCAGCCATAACTTTTGAAAATATCAGACTTGGAAAAACTGTACCGTCCATATTGAGCTTTATAACTTTTTCCCAATCCGTTGTTTTCATTGTATAAAAATCCTGATCAGGAGCTAATGTTGCTCCCGGAACATTACCCCCTGCTGCATTAACGAGAATATCTAATTTGCCATATGTGCTGAGTATCTTTTCTCGGCTTTCTATCAGCTGATTTTCATCCATCACATCGCATTTGATGAATAAAGATTTACCTCCATTTTCATTAATATCCTTAACCAGAGTATTTCCTTTATCTTCGTTACGTCCCAGTATTACAACATTTGCTCCTTGTTCTGCAAGGTGTTTGGAGATACTGCCACCTAATACGCCGTATCCTCCTGTAACAATCGCAACTTTATCTTTTATAGAAAAGATATTCTGTTTTGTTTTTGTATTAATATCTGTCATCTGTTCAATTCGTTTTTTATGGTTTCTATTACTCCATCCATCTGTGCTAGAGCATACATGCGTCCGTAGAATGAGTAACCCGGATTATAGCCTTTATCAGCATCATCGAGCATTAGTCTGCCATGATCTACTCTCATGGGCAGTAACGGATTTTCCTTTTCAAAAATACGGGCTAATTCTATTAGATGTCCCCGTCCTTCCAGATGTGGGGCTTCGATAAAATTGCCATCTGAAAGGATATTTGTACTTCTTAAATGTACGAAGCGTGTACGCGATGCAAACTGCCGAGCCAATTCCGGAACATTATTGTGTATTCCTGAACTTAGCGATCCTGCACAAAATGTGATTCCATTATGTGGGTTGTTAACAGCATTTAATATCCATTCAATATCTTCTCTGTTAGAAACAATACGAGGTAAACCCAATACCGGATATGGCGGATCGTCTGGATGAATACACATATTAATACCGTATTCGTCACAGACTGGCATTATTCGCTCTAAAAAGTATTTTAAATTTTCTCTTAATGCTTTTTGATCTATCCCATTGTACAATGCTAGAAGTGTTTTAAAAATAGCAACAGGATTTTTATCCCCGTCCTTTATATTACCATTGATAAAACCCTGTGTCTTTACAATGATAGTGTCTATCAACTGTTCTTTTTCATGTTCTGTTATAATCTTATCCAGTTGGTAGACCTTATCCATTTCTTCTTTTGAGTAATCCTCTTTTGCACCTTCCCGTTTAAGGATCATGCAATCAAAGTAAGCGAAGCGTGTCTTATCAAAATAAAGAGAGAAAGTACCGTCAGACCATGGGTACATGAGATCTGTACGAATCCAGTCTATAACGGGCATAAAATTGTAGCAAACAGTCTTAATACCCACTTCTCCAAGGTTTTTGAGGCTTGTAATATAATTATCTATCAGTAAGTCTCTATTATCTCCTCCATATTTAATGGCTTCGCTAACAGGCAGGCTTTCTACAACAGACCAGTACAGCCCGGCTTCTTTTATATAGTTATTCAGATCGTTGATTGCTTCTGACAACCATACTTCACCGTTCGGTATATCATGCAATGCGGTAACAATCCCTTCTACTCCGATTTGCCTCAATATAGGCAGTGTAATCTTATCTTTTTTCCCGAACCACCTCCATGTCTTTTTCATTTTCCCGTTAATTATGGTGTTTCATATCTAGTTTTATTTTCATCAGGTCATCGAGCTCATATATAGGACGTTCAAGATGATAGGGGATAGGCTTTTTTGAGAATGTCTGGAAGTACAACAAACAAGCATCTCTCCACCATACGGCATCTCGTGCCTGAATTTTTAATTTGGATTGAACCTCCTCGAAACGTCTGGAGTCTACATATTGCTCCATTCTATCCCAAACTTTCTGATACTCTCTTACCTGCTGTACACCCGAATCATACTTATAACAAAGAGCATCCCACATCGTTTTACCGTCATTCATCTTATAGTTCCATGGAACATGATGAAACCACAAGAGTAAATTCTCTGGACAGGTTGATATGTCATTATAAATATTATTCAAAGGAGGAAAATAATGGGACACGGCATCACTCCCCGTTGTTGTACGATTAAAACCGAGCCCTATAGTATCTGCTTTGTGATAGTATACAGAAGTCCAGTCTTCTCTAGCGGCTTGAGACAACCAAGGTTCAGGTCCGTAATGGTGGTCTTCAGCAAAAATATGGTGAAGTCCTAGCGGCATCATATAGTCAACAATGGTTTCTCTAGAACTCAACATCATATTTTTCACGGGTTCTACAAATTCGTTATTTTTCGAAAATGTCATTCTTATCCATTCATTAGCTATTTGGTTTGAAGAAAGTTGATGGTTCCAAGCTAAGCGTCCGAATGCATACCAGTTAGCCTGTGCAAAATGATGTCCACACCAGTTTGTATCTTCACCTATATTAGCTACAGCCGATATGGCCGTTGTTTTAGCCGGACGTAATGTCCCGTCTGTTATTTTGGCTACTGTAGAACCTTTTCCATCTGAATACGTATCGCTGTCAAGAGTTTCCTTGAACATAGTAGCCAGATATGCAAGATGGTTAGAAAAACCGAGATACTCTTGTGTTATCTGAAATTCTACCATTGCCGGAGTCTTACGCAGTGCACCAAACAAAGGATTGAATGGTTCTCGTGGCTGAAAATCGATAGGGCCGTTCTTTATCTGAATAATGACGTTATCCCGAAATTGTCCATCCAATGGAACAAACTCTTGATATGCCTGTTTTGCCCGGTCTTCCATGCTCGGATCATATACAAATGCTCGCCACATAACTATACCCTTGTATGGCTTCAGTACATCGGCTAACATATTTGCTCCATCGGCATGGGTTCGTCCGTAGTCTTGAGGTCCGGGTTGCCCTTCAGAATTAGCTTTTACCAGAAACCCACCGAAATCGGGGATTAGTGAATAGATTTCTTTGGCTTTGGCTTTCCACCACTTCTGCACCTCCGGGTTTAATGGATCCGAATCGGATAGACCTTCCAATACCTTAGGAGAAGAGAAATTTACAGAGAGATAAACTTTAAGTCCATAGGGACGGAAGATGTCAGCTAAAGCTTTTACTTTTTCCAAATAATCTTTCTTTAGAATATTCGGTGAAGCATTCACATTATTCAGTACAGTTCCGTTAATTCCTATCGAAGCATTCGCCCGAGCATATTCTTTATATCGTGGAGAAAGTGTATTGGGCAGTTCATCCCATTTCCATAACGAATAACCCGCATATCCACGTTCGATAGTTCTTTCCAGATTATCCCAGTGATTGAGGATACGTATATCGTAAGAGGGCAGTTCTTCTATATCTAAAGTAGTTAAATCTGCTCCTGTCTGTTGCAATCGTAATAAACAATATGATCCATATAGTAGCCCGACATCAGAACCTGCTGAAATAATAATTTTCTGATTATTGGATTTAATACTATACCCATCTTTAAGATGCTTGAGTTTTTTATTTAACTGTAGCTCTACGGTCTGTCCTTGCCAATGATTTGATAATTCATCCAAAGCAATATTGATAGTAGGGCTACTATGTGATGATAGTATCGATTTCTCTTTTTGCTTTATTTCAGGGTAGCGTAGCCATAAGCGGCTTCCGTCTTCAGCCCATGATAAGAGAGATGATAAAATAAAAATAATAAAGAGCGAAATGTATCTGATTGTCATATTAATCCTTTTAATATTAAATACAAGGGCGAATATTCATTCGCCCTTGCCAGAAAACTAAGAGTCCAAAAAATTAACCTAAAACCTTTAAACCTAAAATAAACTAATAGCTTTCTAACCCTTCTATTGTTTTAATTGTTCCGTCATTGTTATATTCCAATTCGATAACTTTCATACTTCTAAGCCATGTTTTTCCGCCCGAGGGTACAGAGTCATGATGGAAAAGATACCATTTGCCTCTGTATTCGACAATGCTGTGATGCGTTGTCCAGCCTACTACAGGAGTGAGTATAACACCACTATAAGTGAAAGGCCCGTATGGATTGTCACCTATAGCATAGCATAGAAGGTGCGTATCTCCTGTGGAATACGAGAAGTAATATTTGCCGTTATATTTATGCATCCATGATGCTTCAAAGAATCGTCGATTGGTGTCACCTTGCGTCAATGGATTGCCATGTTCATTAAGAATAATTACATCTCGAGGCTCTTCGTCAAATTCGAGCATGTCATCTCTCAGACGTGCGACCTTTCCACACAAAGCGGGTTCGTTTTCAGCCGGAAAAGCAGCGCACTCCAATGCTTTATTTTTGCGATAGCGTTGCAGCTGTCCGCCCCAGATGCCTCCAAAATAAATATAATATTGTCCGTTTTCTTCAAATACACAAGGGTCTATACTATAACTTCCTTTTATTGGGTTAGCCTGTGGTATAAATGGCCCGTAAGGTTTATCGCTAACAGCTACTCCCAAACGGAAAATATCATTTTTGTCTTTCATTGAGAAATACAAGTAATATTTGCCGTCCTTAAAAGCCGTATCGCTATCCCATAGCTGACGACCAGACCAGGGAATATTTTCCACTGAAAGGACAACTCCATGATCGGTTACCTCTCCGTTTTCCACATCGTCTAAAGAGAAGACATGATAATCTTTCATATTAAAATGATCTCCGTTGTCATTTTCTGCAATGCCGCTTTCCCAATCGTGGGAAGGATAAATATAGATCTTACCTTCGAATACATGTGCAGATGGGTCAGCCATATAATCCTTCGGAAATAAATATCGTGCTTGTTTCATTTTTTTATTAGATAATGATGCTTATTATTTTTGCTTATCTTTTCTCTTCAGGAAGACCTGCCATCTTGATAATTTCCTGAACAACAGGTTTAGCCTTGTATTGTCTGTCAAACAATAAAGGATAGTCGGTACGGCCTTTCATTGGAAAATCGTTTTTCCATGAATCTACATCGCTTACACCCCATAAGGTGACACGGGTTATTTTTTCCTTATTATCTATAAAGAGCTTAAAGAAACTTCCCATACGCTCTGTCCATGCTACTGAAACGGAATCAGGTAGTCCGGTTGTATATGGATTCATTTTCTGATTATATGCTTCTATATCAGAGATGTTTGCTCCTGTGTTGCGACGAGGGGAGGGTAGGGCACTAAGATCCAACTCTGTAACCATAACCTTTACACCTGTTGAAGTATAATCATCAATAGTTGCCTGATATTCTTCCAGACTTGGTCCATCCATGCCAAAATGTCCTTGCATACCAACAGCGTCGATTCGTATATTTTTTTCCTTAAACGATTTTATCAAATTGATAACAGCTTCACGTTTGCCTTTATGCCATTCGTTATAGTCGTTATAATACAGTTCAGCATCAGGGTCAGCCTCATGAGCATATTGGAAAGCTAAAGGAATAAACTCTTCTCCCAAAATTGTGTAAAACTTACTTTTACGATATGATCCATCTTCCATAATCGCTTCGTTCACCACATCCCAACCTTTTATACGTCCTTTGTAGCGAGATACTACTGTCGTGATATGAGTTTTCATGCGTTGTTTAAGAACTTCAGCTGATACGTCTTTTCCATCATTATCTACGAAGAACCACGATGGAGCTTGTGAATGCCAAATTAGACAATGTCCTGTGATATAAAGATTGTTTTGTTCTCCAAATTCTACAAATTTATCAGCATCTTCAAAGAAAAATTCACCTTCTTTGGGTTGCAGGAACATACTTTTCATACAGTTTTCTGCTACTATGGCATCGAATTCGTTTTTCACAATATTTATCGATGCGGTATCTTTCCCATGTATCTGGGTTACATTAAGAGCTGTCCCTATATAAAATTTTCCTTTTAGGGCTCCTTTTAGTGACGGTTCATTTTTTATTTCTTTATTACTTTTTGCGCTACAGGCAAATGCTGTCATCAGCAACAAAGAAATGAGAAAATAATAGATGTTTTTTTTCATACTAAAATGTTTTATAGCGTTATTTTTATTTCAGATGTCTCTCTTCAATCTCCATGTTTATTTTGTCGATTACATTATCTTCCAACTCATATCGAGATATAATGAACATAGCTAAAAGAAGAAGTATTGCAGGTATTACAGCAACAAGCCATAAAATACCTTGTTCGGCAAAGGCAGATTGTGTAACTTCGTTGTCTTTGTCGAAGCCGACAAAAGCCAATACAAGCCCCGGGACAACACCACCTAAGGCCATTCCTGCCTTATAGAAGATACCTGTCAAAGCATTGACTATTCCTGAAATTCTTTTACCTGTTGTATGTTCTCCATACGAGATTACTTCCGGAACCAGAGCCCACATATATCCCGTAGCAACAATTATTCCTGTCGATTTGATGAATTGGGCAATAAAGACCAGCCAGACTTGGGTCTTAAGCGCAGGTATTACCGAAATGGCATATAACAGCGCCATACCGATAATAGCAACCGTTAGAAATACATAGAACATTTGCTTTTTGCCGATTGCTCTTTTGATGGCAGGTACCATCGGCATAAAGATAAAAGCAGGGATAGATCCCAAAGCCATAAAGTATGGAAGCATATCGGGAGCCTGCACGTTGTAAATCATATAATACGACCCGGCTGAATTACCGATTGCCATCATCGCAAAAGCTGTAATGAAGAAAAAAGCCAATATTCTCAGTGGGCGATTATGTTTGAATTCTATCCACAAGTCCGAAACTTTTACATTTTCTGTTTCTTTTTCTGCCATTACTACTCGTTCTTTGGTCTGTGTAAAGCAGAAAATTAATAATGTTAATCCGGCTATGGCATAAATAGTCATTGTGATAAACCATGCGTTGGCAGATTCCGGCGAATTAATTTTCCCGTCAGATGAGAAGAGTTTTACAAGAATAGGTATTCCATAGCCTACTGCCAGTCCTCCCAGATTTGCCATAAACATACGTACCGAAGTAAGTTTGGTGATTTCGTCTGTATCGCGTGTAAGTGAGGCATTCAACGCTCCATAAGGAACATTTATAAGGGTATAAAGCATTGATAAGCCAACATACGTGATATAGGCATAGAGCAATGACCCCGAAAATCCATTCCAGAAACAAAGGATGGCAAAGCCCGTAAGAGGTATACCTCCAAGCACCAGATAAGAACGGTATTTACCTAATTTAGGATTGTGTTTGTCTACGAATGCTCCCACTATTGGATCCCAGATTACGTCAACAATACGTACTATAAGAAACATGATCCCAGCAGCGGCAGCAGAAATGCCGAATACATTTGTGTAGAAAATGAGAAGGTACATTGATACCGTCTGATAGATAAGGTTTTGGGCTAAATCGCCCGAGCCGAATCCAATGCGTTGTATTCCCGATAATTTGTAAAAACCTTTTGATTCGGCTTTACCTTGTGATGTTGATTCCATTGTATGTTTTATTTATTTTTTATTAATTCAACTTGGAATGAAGATGCGGGAAGACCTTCCTTATTCTTCAGGTTGGCTCCTTCTGGATTGTCAGCCCAGCCATATCGTACAGATACAGGTTGTTGCACCTGATTGCTCCATACTTTTATTGTGTCTTTATT
The Dysgonomonas mossii genome window above contains:
- the uxuA gene encoding mannonate dehydratase, with product MKKTWRWFGKKDKITLPILRQIGVEGIVTALHDIPNGEVWLSEAINDLNNYIKEAGLYWSVVESLPVSEAIKYGGDNRDLLIDNYITSLKNLGEVGIKTVCYNFMPVIDWIRTDLMYPWSDGTFSLYFDKTRFAYFDCMILKREGAKEDYSKEEMDKVYQLDKIITEHEKEQLIDTIIVKTQGFINGNIKDGDKNPVAIFKTLLALYNGIDQKALRENLKYFLERIMPVCDEYGINMCIHPDDPPYPVLGLPRIVSNREDIEWILNAVNNPHNGITFCAGSLSSGIHNNVPELARQFASRTRFVHLRSTNILSDGNFIEAPHLEGRGHLIELARIFEKENPLLPMRVDHGRLMLDDADKGYNPGYSFYGRMYALAQMDGVIETIKNELNR
- a CDS encoding SDR family oxidoreductase, with protein sequence MTDINTKTKQNIFSIKDKVAIVTGGYGVLGGSISKHLAEQGANVVILGRNEDKGNTLVKDINENGGKSLFIKCDVMDENQLIESREKILSTYGKLDILVNAAGGNVPGATLAPDQDFYTMKTTDWEKVIKLNMDGTVFPSLIFSKVMAEQGSGNIINVSSMAAYSAISRVPGYSAAKAAISNFTEWMATEMALKYGDKIRVNAIAPGFFIGDQNRAVLINPDGSLTERSKKVLAKTPMGRFGDITELNGVVQFLCSDAASFITGVVLPIDGGFSAYSGV
- a CDS encoding glycoside hydrolase family 43 protein, with product MNKKRIIRLCLLLILINLPLFNLKAQNPIIQTMYTADPAPIVYNDTLFLYVGHDEKDAPPNGYLMRDYQLFSTIDMVNWTAHKTPLRTSDFIWSVGDASAAQCIYRNGKFYWYISSMNKFFPGVAVGVASSDSPYGPFKDALGKALVTNDMTRHAKHAWDDLDPSVFIDDDGQAYLFWGNGVCYWAKLNNDMISLDGDITALDAKDKSIFGPGFTEAPWVYKRQGLYYMIYASGFPESLHYTVSKNPTGPWEYKGCVMPLEGGSNTNHPGIIDYKGNSYFFYHNDALPGGHSYCRSVSIEQFFYNEDGSIPEMKMTKEGIMKGVNKLNPYKRTEAETMAWSEGISIEENEKIGVYVTSIHNGDYIKVRDVDFGNKGASRFSASVSSRYHGGTIEIRLDNIDGQLVGTLHAPYTGEWDNWSLVETAVKNTKDVHDVYFVFKGREPHSLFNFDYWMFGE
- a CDS encoding glycoside hydrolase family 43 protein, which produces MKQARYLFPKDYMADPSAHVFEGKIYIYPSHDWESGIAENDNGDHFNMKDYHVFSLDDVENGEVTDHGVVLSVENIPWSGRQLWDSDTAFKDGKYYLYFSMKDKNDIFRLGVAVSDKPYGPFIPQANPIKGSYSIDPCVFEENGQYYIYFGGIWGGQLQRYRKNKALECAAFPAENEPALCGKVARLRDDMLEFDEEPRDVIILNEHGNPLTQGDTNRRFFEASWMHKYNGKYYFSYSTGDTHLLCYAIGDNPYGPFTYSGVILTPVVGWTTHHSIVEYRGKWYLFHHDSVPSGGKTWLRSMKVIELEYNNDGTIKTIEGLESY
- a CDS encoding MFS transporter → MESTSQGKAESKGFYKLSGIQRIGFGSGDLAQNLIYQTVSMYLLIFYTNVFGISAAAAGIMFLIVRIVDVIWDPIVGAFVDKHNPKLGKYRSYLVLGGIPLTGFAILCFWNGFSGSLLYAYITYVGLSMLYTLINVPYGALNASLTRDTDEITKLTSVRMFMANLGGLAVGYGIPILVKLFSSDGKINSPESANAWFITMTIYAIAGLTLLIFCFTQTKERVVMAEKETENVKVSDLWIEFKHNRPLRILAFFFITAFAMMAIGNSAGSYYMIYNVQAPDMLPYFMALGSIPAFIFMPMVPAIKRAIGKKQMFYVFLTVAIIGMALLYAISVIPALKTQVWLVFIAQFIKSTGIIVATGYMWALVPEVISYGEHTTGKRISGIVNALTGIFYKAGMALGGVVPGLVLAFVGFDKDNEVTQSAFAEQGILWLVAVIPAILLLLAMFIISRYELEDNVIDKINMEIEERHLK
- a CDS encoding endo-1,4-beta-xylanase; this translates as MKKNIYYFLISLLLMTAFACSAKSNKEIKNEPSLKGALKGKFYIGTALNVTQIHGKDTASINIVKNEFDAIVAENCMKSMFLQPKEGEFFFEDADKFVEFGEQNNLYITGHCLIWHSQAPSWFFVDNDGKDVSAEVLKQRMKTHITTVVSRYKGRIKGWDVVNEAIMEDGSYRKSKFYTILGEEFIPLAFQYAHEADPDAELYYNDYNEWHKGKREAVINLIKSFKEKNIRIDAVGMQGHFGMDGPSLEEYQATIDDYTSTGVKVMVTELDLSALPSPRRNTGANISDIEAYNQKMNPYTTGLPDSVSVAWTERMGSFFKLFIDNKEKITRVTLWGVSDVDSWKNDFPMKGRTDYPLLFDRQYKAKPVVQEIIKMAGLPEEKR
- a CDS encoding alpha-glucuronidase: MTIRYISLFIIFILSSLLSWAEDGSRLWLRYPEIKQKEKSILSSHSSPTINIALDELSNHWQGQTVELQLNKKLKHLKDGYSIKSNNQKIIISAGSDVGLLYGSYCLLRLQQTGADLTTLDIEELPSYDIRILNHWDNLERTIERGYAGYSLWKWDELPNTLSPRYKEYARANASIGINGTVLNNVNASPNILKKDYLEKVKALADIFRPYGLKVYLSVNFSSPKVLEGLSDSDPLNPEVQKWWKAKAKEIYSLIPDFGGFLVKANSEGQPGPQDYGRTHADGANMLADVLKPYKGIVMWRAFVYDPSMEDRAKQAYQEFVPLDGQFRDNVIIQIKNGPIDFQPREPFNPLFGALRKTPAMVEFQITQEYLGFSNHLAYLATMFKETLDSDTYSDGKGSTVAKITDGTLRPAKTTAISAVANIGEDTNWCGHHFAQANWYAFGRLAWNHQLSSNQIANEWIRMTFSKNNEFVEPVKNMMLSSRETIVDYMMPLGLHHIFAEDHHYGPEPWLSQAAREDWTSVYYHKADTIGLGFNRTTTGSDAVSHYFPPLNNIYNDISTCPENLLLWFHHVPWNYKMNDGKTMWDALCYKYDSGVQQVREYQKVWDRMEQYVDSRRFEEVQSKLKIQARDAVWWRDACLLYFQTFSKKPIPYHLERPIYELDDLMKIKLDMKHHN